A window of Acropora muricata isolate sample 2 chromosome 3, ASM3666990v1, whole genome shotgun sequence contains these coding sequences:
- the LOC136910879 gene encoding uncharacterized protein has product MGDKRKLKTGNLGANVMEESETLKRLGSMKRQTDYFVANVQAEQTFLAKRFLSHLHRSKLIAEEKDALMKSFNSTRGNRELKSRRSEVSMNSRKWSSTNNKGYFRDIELEKEDRQNPSLLLRKMQQRFQVPYKKMYSFDIREFERPASVLDMRCKLWQRISYCHDGKDRAKSACLAPKTNMYKAPSHIQFAHYRALQYLGMQANLVHPPSRQPQIDVEALRSYRNSETEIERRAVEKFSDSIKEFKLTPGPGKVIYDTNKLYGELSKLNSKRSK; this is encoded by the coding sequence ATGGGGGACaagagaaaattaaaaacagGAAACCTCGGAGCTAATGTTATGGAAGAAAGTGAAACGTTGAAGCGCTTGGGAAGCATGAAAAGGCAAACGGATTATTTTGTGGCGAACGTACAAGCCGAGCAAACGTTTTTAGCCAAACGATTTTTATCCCATCTTCACAGAAGCAAATTAATTGCCGAAGAAAAGGACGCTCTTATGAAAAGTTTTAATTCAACGCGCGGCAATCGTGAGTTAAAAAGTCGAAGGTCGGAAGTTTCGATGAATTCTAGAAAATGGTCCTCAACTAATAATAAAGGGTATTTCAGAGATATTGAGCTGGAAAAAGAGGACCGTCAAAACCCTTCTCTTCTCCTAAGAAAGATGCAGCAGAGGTTTCAAGTACCGTATAAAAAGATGTATTCCTTTGACATAAGAGAGTTTGAGAGACCAGCTTCCGTCTTGGACATGCGTTGCAAATTGTGGCAACGAATTTCATACTGTCACGATGGAAAAGACCGAGCGAAGAGCGCATGCTTAGCTCCGAAGACAAACATGTACAAAGCCCCAAGCCACATTCAGTTCGCTCACTACAGAGCTTTGCAGTATCTAGGCATGCAAGCAAATCTTGTCCACCCCCCTAGTAGACAACCGCAAATTGACGTGGAAGCTTTAAGGAGTTACCGCAACAGTGAAACAGAAATTGAAAGACGTGCAGTTGAAAAGTTCAGTGACAGTATAAAAGAGTTCAAGTTAACACCAGGGCCGGGAAAGGTTATCTACGACACAAACAAACTTTACGGAGAATTAAGCAAACTAAATAGCAAGAGAAGTAAATAG